Part of the Novosphingobium sp. KA1 genome is shown below.
ATGGCAGGTGAGCGTATCGCCGATGAAGGTGGGCTTGGGCGTCACCACCTTGTCGAAGCCGAGGTTGGCGACGAGCGTGCCCACCGTGGTGTCCGCGATGGACAGGCCGACGGCAAGGCTGAAGGTGAAAGTGGAATTGACGAGGATCTGGCCGAACTCGCTCTGCTTCGCAAATTCGGCGTCGAGATGGAGCGGCTGCATGTTGTGCGTCATCGCCGAGAACAGGAGGTTGTCGGTCTCGGTAACGGTGCGGCTGGGCTGGTGGGAGATGCGCTCGCCGAGGGTCCATTCGTCGAAAAACTTGCCGGGCATTATTCGCTCTCCTCGATCCGGGCGAGCAGGGTTTCGACCTGCACTTGCGCTCCGGCAACGGCGTTGAGTTCGGCGACCGTGCCGTCAAACGGCGCGGTGAGCGTGTGCTCCATTTTCATCGCCTCGAGCGTGAGCAGCTTCTGGCCCTTGGTCACGGTCTGGCCTTGGACGACCTCGACGGCGATCACCTTGCCCGGCATCGGCGCCAGGATCGCGCCCGAGGCATCGGCGCTGCCATGCACGCCGTCGCGGCGCCAGGGGGTGAGCAGCCAGGCCTGGCCCTGCTCGGTGACGAGCACGGCCGCCTCGGGCTCCTCGCTGCCTTCACCCGTCAGCGCGATCTCCACCTTCTCGCCGTCGAGCGAGAACCATGCTGACCGCACGGGCGCAGCATTGAGGCGGAAACCGGCGAGCGGGGTGACGGGCACGAGCGAGTTGGCGGCAGCCTCCAGCACTTCGTCCGAGGGCACGGGCGCCTCGGCCATCGCCTCGCCATCGCGGCCGATCAGGCCGGTGTCGACCTTGCCCGCGGCGAAGTCGGGATGCTGCAGGGCTTTCACGAGGAACGAGGCATTGGTGCGCACCGGCCAGACGGCGGTGTCCTCCAGCATCTCGCCCAGCGCCCCGCGCGCCTCGTCGCGGTCCTCGCCCCAGGCGATGACCTTGGCAATCATCGGGTCGTAGAACGGCGAGACTTCGGCGCCTTCGTAGACGCCGGTGTCGATGCGGCCGCCCTCGGCCTCGCCGAACTCGAGCAGTTCGAGCGTGCCGATGCTGGGCAGGAAGCCCTTGGCCGGGTCCTCGGCATAGAGGCGCGCCTCCATCGCCCAGCCATGGATCTCGAGGTCCTGCTGCGCCTTGGGCAGCGGCTGGCCGCTGGCAACGAGCAATTGCCATTCGACGAGGTCGACCCCGGTGATCTCCTCGGTCACCGGATGCTCGACCTGCAGGCGCGTGTTCATTTCCATGAACCAGATGCGGTCGGCCGAAAGCGGGCCCGAACCGTCGGCGATGAACTCGATGGTGCCGGCGCCGACATAGTCCACCGCCTTGGCCGCACGCACGGCGGCGGCGCAAAGCGCCTCGCGCGTCGCCGCATCCATGCCGGGGGCGGGGGCTTCCTCGATCACCTTCTGGTGGCGGCGCTGGAGCGAGCAGTCACGCTCGAACAAGTGGACGACGTTGCCGTGGCTGTCGCCGAAGACCTGCACTTCGATGTGGCGCGGGCTGGCGATGTACTTCTCGATCAGCACATGGTCGTTGCCGAACGAGGACGCCGCCTCGCGCTTGCACGAGGCCAGCGCGTCGATGAAGGCATCCGGTGCCTCGACCAGCCGCATGCCCTTGCCGCCGCCGCCGGCCACCGCCTTGATCAGCACCGGATAGCCGATCTTCGCGGCCTCGTCGGCCAGGAAGGCAGGGGCCTGGTCAGCCCCCATGTAGCCCGGCGTCACCGGCACCCCGGCTTCGGCCATGAGCTTCTTCGCCGCGTCCTTCAGGCCCATCGCAGTGATCGAGGACGGGTTCGGCCCGACCCAGACCAGCCCCGCGTCGATCACCGCCTGCGCGAACTCGGCATTCTCGGACAGGAAGCCGTAGCCGGGGTGGATCGCCTCGGCCCCGGTCGCCTTTGCCGCGGCAAGGATCTTCTCACCGACAAGATAGCTCTCGCGCGCCGGTGAAGGGCCGATATGCAGGGCCTCGTCCGCCTCGCGCACATGCAGCGCATCGGCGTCCGCATCGGAATAGACGGCAACAGTGCGGATACCCATCTGGCGGGCCGTGCGGATGACGCGGCAGGCAATCTCGCCGCGATTGGCGATGAGCAACGACTGGATCATGGATGACGCTCCGGAAAGCCGTGGCGGGTATGCAGCGCCGCAAGGACGCCCTCGATGTCGCCCGCGAAACCGCCCTCGGCAAAGGCAAGCGCGGGGAGGTTCTGATTGGCCTCGCCCAGCATGGCGACCACCGCCGCGCGCGGGCGCGGCCAGCCGACACGGACAACCTCGATATTGCCCGCCCGCTCGGGGAACAGCGCCAGGAGGCCCTCGACCGTCACGCAATCCTTGCAATAGAATCGGCGCTCGCCGCCGAGAGCCGGATCGGCATAATCGAAATCGAGCACAAAAAGAGTATCCTTGGCCATCGCCATCACATCCTGAACACGCCGAATTGCGGTTTCTCGGGGATCGGTGCCTCAAGGCAGGCCACCAGCGCAAGGCCCAGCACGTCGCGGGTCTGCGCCGGGTCGATCACGCCGTCATCCCACAGGCGCGCGGTGGCGTAATAGGGGTTGCCCTCATCCTCGTACTTCTGGCGGATCGGCGCCTTGAACGCCTCCGCCTGCTCTGGCGACCACGTCGCGGCATCACGGTGGACAGTCGCCAGCACCGAAGCCGCCTGTTCGCCGCCCATCACCGAGATACGCGCATTGGGCCAGGTGAACAGGAAACGCGGATCGTAGGCACGCCCGCACATGCCATAGTTGCCCGCGCCGAACGAGCCGCCGATCAGCACGGTGATCTTCGGCACGGTGGCGGTGGCGACAGCCGTGACGAGCTTGGCCCCGTGCTTGGCGATGCCCTCCGCCTCGTACTTGCCGCCGACCATGAAGCCGGAAATGTTCTGGAGGAACAGCAGCGGGATGCGGCGCTGGCAGGCCAATTCGATGAAGTGCGCGCCCTTCTGCGCGCTCTCCGAGAACAACACGCCGTTGTTGGCAAGGATCGCCACTGGTTGCCCGTGGATATGCGCGAAACCGCAGACAAGGGTAGTGCCGTAGAGCGCCTTGAACTCGTGGAACTCGCTGCCATCGACGATGCGGGCGATCACCTCATGCACATCATAAGGCGCACGCACATCCTCCGGCACGATGGCATAGAGTTCTTCCGGGTCGTACTTGGGCGGACGCGGCGCGCGCAGCGGTTGATCGTGATGGTGCAGCGGGCCGAGATGGCTGACGATATCGCGCACGATGGTCAGCGCATGCTCGTCGTTATCGGCAAGGTGGTCGGTCACGCCCGACTTGCGGCTGTGGAGATCGCCGCCGCCAAGGTCTTCGGCCGAGATCACTTCGCCCGTCGCCGCCTGCACCAGCGGCGGCCCGGCGAGGAAGATCGTGCCCTGCTCCTTCACGATCACGCTCTCGTCACTCATCGCCGGAACATAGGCGCCGCCGGCGGTGCAGCTTCCCATCACGCAGGCGACCTGCGGAATGCCCCTCGCGGACATCTGCGCCTGGTTGAAGAAGATGCGGCCGAAGTGGTCGCGATCGGGAAACACCTCGGCCTGATGCGGCAGATTGGCGCCGCCACTGTCGACAAGGTAGATGCACGGCAGGTTGTTTTCCTGCGCGATTTCCTGCGCGCGGACGTGCTTCTTCACGGTGATCGGGTAATAGGTGCCGCCTTTCACGGTGGCATCGTTGCAGACGATCATGCACTGACGACCGGAAACCGTGCCGATGGCGGTAATCAGCCCGGCGCCGGGAATGTCGTCCTCATAGAGTCCTTCCGCGGCAAGCTGCCCCAGTTCCAGCAATGGCGAGCCGGGATCGAGCAGCCGCTCCACGCGTTCCCGCGGCAGCAGCTTGCCGCGCGCGACATGGCGTTCGCGCGATTTCTCGTTCCCGCCGAGCGCCGCCTTGGCGACTTTCCCGCGCAGTTCGGCCACCAGCGCGCGGTTATGGCGATCACGCGCCAGCGCTTCGGGGCTGTCGAGATTCAGGCTGGTCTGGAGCACTGGTGCGCTCATGCTTCCTTCTCCGGTCGGGCCGCTCAGGCCGCTTCCCACGTTCGAGTGATGTGCCCCACTTATGTAGACAAGCCGAAAGGTCAGCGGAAATTGAAAGTTTCCGCCCTTCGTAATAGATGACACCTATGATCGACCAATATCTGCTGCGCTATTTCCTGGCCGTGGCCGAAACCGGCAATTTCAGCCGCGCGGCGCGGGCGGTCAGCGTCACCCAGCCGACGCTTTCCGCCGGGATCGCCAAGCTGGAACGCGAACTGGGCGCGCGCCTGTTCGACAGGGATCGCCAGCGCGTTGCCCTGACTCCGGCGGGAAGCCGTTTCCTCGTCCGCGCCCGCCGCATCGCCGCCGAATACGAGCACGCGCTGGTCGAACTGGCCGAGGCCGCCGAACCAAGCCTGCTGCGCGTGGGCGTGCTGGGCACCATTCCGACCTACGTGATACGCCGCGCCTTGGCCGAGCATAGCGAACAGGGCGGCGGCGAAGCGCTCGAACTGCTCGACGGCAGCGAGCGCGATCTTGCCGAGCGACTGGAGCGCGGGCGGATCGACGTGGCCCTTACGGTCGTTCGCCCCCACCACGCGCGCTACCAGCCCGAGGTCCTCGCCCGCGAACGCTACATGATGGTACTGCCGCCCGACCATCCCCTGGCCGCCGAGCGCGAAATTCTCGCCGAACAACTCGCGAGGGACCGCATGGCGCTGCGCCGCCACTGCGAGGCCCTGCCGGAGATCAACCGCTTCTTCACCCAGCGCGGCGTCCGCCCGCGCTTCGTGCTCAAGACCACCAGCGACGAGCGCGTCCTCTCGGTGATCCGCAGCGGCGCCGGGGTCGGGATGATGCCGGAGGGGTTCGCCGATGGCTCGGTGCAGTTCGTGCCGGTGCGCGATTTCGAACTCACGCGCGAGGTGGGACTGCTGCACGCCGGGAGCGCGAGACGGAGCGCTTTTCTGGAGATTTTGCGCCGGCTGTATCGGGAAGAAAAGGAATAAGCAGGGGAGCATAGCCCCCCTGCACCCCCAATATCGTCTAGGTTACGCGGACCAACCGCGTTGCGCGCTCATGCCGGCGTCGGGAGACATATTGGCTGCGCCGCAAGGGGCGCACTCCGGCTAGGTGGCGCGCGGCGAAGACATTCTGCGGGTCTGGGGGATCTCCTGAGCTGGTCGAAGGGCCCCAGGACTTCTTTCCTGCCTTCAAACTTCAGCCGCAACCACCTTCAGTCGCGGCATCGTCGCTTCCAACAGCTTGAGGCTTTTCCACCCCTCCTCGGGTGAAAGTCCGCCCAGCAAAGGCTGGAAGCCGACATGGCCCACGCCGCCCATGCTGCGCACTTTCTCGACGAGCTGATCCGGCGTCCAGACTGCAAACATGCCCGCCTGGCGCAGCACCGCCGGATCGGTAAGGCCCTTGAACGGCGAGTTCGAACCATCGCCTTCCTGCTCGGCCCACTTGGCATATTCGGTAATGACATGGACCGCGTGGGGCGCGATGGCTTCCCAGCCCGCATCGGGGTCCTCGCAAAGATGGACTGCCAGCGGCATCCCCGGCGTCGGGCGGAAATGGGTGCGCGGCGCGT
Proteins encoded:
- a CDS encoding MaoC family dehydratase — protein: MPGKFFDEWTLGERISHQPSRTVTETDNLLFSAMTHNMQPLHLDAEFAKQSEFGQILVNSTFTFSLAVGLSIADTTVGTLVANLGFDKVVTPKPTFIGDTLTCHSEVVEMRESKSRPTQGIVVFKHELTNQRGEIALSMLRTVLLKKRDA
- a CDS encoding acetyl/propionyl/methylcrotonyl-CoA carboxylase subunit alpha codes for the protein MIQSLLIANRGEIACRVIRTARQMGIRTVAVYSDADADALHVREADEALHIGPSPARESYLVGEKILAAAKATGAEAIHPGYGFLSENAEFAQAVIDAGLVWVGPNPSSITAMGLKDAAKKLMAEAGVPVTPGYMGADQAPAFLADEAAKIGYPVLIKAVAGGGGKGMRLVEAPDAFIDALASCKREAASSFGNDHVLIEKYIASPRHIEVQVFGDSHGNVVHLFERDCSLQRRHQKVIEEAPAPGMDAATREALCAAAVRAAKAVDYVGAGTIEFIADGSGPLSADRIWFMEMNTRLQVEHPVTEEITGVDLVEWQLLVASGQPLPKAQQDLEIHGWAMEARLYAEDPAKGFLPSIGTLELLEFGEAEGGRIDTGVYEGAEVSPFYDPMIAKVIAWGEDRDEARGALGEMLEDTAVWPVRTNASFLVKALQHPDFAAGKVDTGLIGRDGEAMAEAPVPSDEVLEAAANSLVPVTPLAGFRLNAAPVRSAWFSLDGEKVEIALTGEGSEEPEAAVLVTEQGQAWLLTPWRRDGVHGSADASGAILAPMPGKVIAVEVVQGQTVTKGQKLLTLEAMKMEHTLTAPFDGTVAELNAVAGAQVQVETLLARIEESE
- a CDS encoding DUF3088 family protein, coding for MAKDTLFVLDFDYADPALGGERRFYCKDCVTVEGLLALFPERAGNIEVVRVGWPRPRAAVVAMLGEANQNLPALAFAEGGFAGDIEGVLAALHTRHGFPERHP
- a CDS encoding carboxyl transferase domain-containing protein; protein product: MSAPVLQTSLNLDSPEALARDRHNRALVAELRGKVAKAALGGNEKSRERHVARGKLLPRERVERLLDPGSPLLELGQLAAEGLYEDDIPGAGLITAIGTVSGRQCMIVCNDATVKGGTYYPITVKKHVRAQEIAQENNLPCIYLVDSGGANLPHQAEVFPDRDHFGRIFFNQAQMSARGIPQVACVMGSCTAGGAYVPAMSDESVIVKEQGTIFLAGPPLVQAATGEVISAEDLGGGDLHSRKSGVTDHLADNDEHALTIVRDIVSHLGPLHHHDQPLRAPRPPKYDPEELYAIVPEDVRAPYDVHEVIARIVDGSEFHEFKALYGTTLVCGFAHIHGQPVAILANNGVLFSESAQKGAHFIELACQRRIPLLFLQNISGFMVGGKYEAEGIAKHGAKLVTAVATATVPKITVLIGGSFGAGNYGMCGRAYDPRFLFTWPNARISVMGGEQAASVLATVHRDAATWSPEQAEAFKAPIRQKYEDEGNPYYATARLWDDGVIDPAQTRDVLGLALVACLEAPIPEKPQFGVFRM
- a CDS encoding LysR family transcriptional regulator, which gives rise to MIDQYLLRYFLAVAETGNFSRAARAVSVTQPTLSAGIAKLERELGARLFDRDRQRVALTPAGSRFLVRARRIAAEYEHALVELAEAAEPSLLRVGVLGTIPTYVIRRALAEHSEQGGGEALELLDGSERDLAERLERGRIDVALTVVRPHHARYQPEVLARERYMMVLPPDHPLAAEREILAEQLARDRMALRRHCEALPEINRFFTQRGVRPRFVLKTTSDERVLSVIRSGAGVGMMPEGFADGSVQFVPVRDFELTREVGLLHAGSARRSAFLEILRRLYREEKE